Proteins encoded together in one Coffea arabica cultivar ET-39 chromosome 2c, Coffea Arabica ET-39 HiFi, whole genome shotgun sequence window:
- the LOC113724997 gene encoding uncharacterized protein has product MSSVHNSVETVNAAATAIVTAESRVQPPTVQKRRWGSCWSFYWCFGSVKNSKRIGNAVLVPEPTVPGSAVPVPDNLNHSATIVIPFIAPPSSPASFLQSDPPSATQSPAKFLPLASFSVNTYSPSGAASIFAIGPYAHETQLVSPPVFSAFTTEPSTASFTPPPEPVQLTTPSSPEVPFAQLLVSSLTHNRRHSGTSIKFPLSQYEFQPYQCPGSPGSHLISPGSAISNSGTSSPFPEKRPIIEFRIGEAPKFLGYELFTRKWGSRVGSGSLTPNGWGSRLGSGSLTPNGGISRLGSGTLTPNGGEPAARDSYLLENQISEVASLANSDNGTHNEEGLMDHRVSFELTAEHVPNCVEEEMVMQHDTICEPSTEKAIEASIDTDPIPKKGQNFCEDCTGDSIHNITRKALDGQEGKQCLKNNRTFSLGKSKDFNFDNMKQESPDKSTIDCEWWTNETAAAKELGSKNKWTFFPMLQPGVS; this is encoded by the exons ATGAGCAGCGTGCATAACAGTGTGGAGACCGTAAATGCCGCTGCAACTGCCATAGTTACTGCTGAGAGTAGAGTTCAACCGCCAACGGTCCAG AAAAGAAGATGGGGAAGCTGCTGGAGCTTTTATTGGTGCTTTGGTTCTGTCAAAAACAGCAAACGCATTGGTAATGCTGTCCTTGTACCTGAACCTACAGTTCCAGGATCAGCTGTTCCTGTACCTGATAATTTGAACCATTCAGCAACCATAGTAATACCCTTCATTGCCCCTCCCTCTTCTCCTGCATCTTTTCTCCAATCAGATCCTCCCTCTGCCACCCAGTCACCTGCAAAATTTCTGCCCCTTGCTTCCTTTTCGGTCAACACATATTCCCCTAGTGGGGCAGCCTCCATATTTGCAATTGGCCCATATGCACATGAGACTCAGTTAGTATCACCACCAGTATTTTCTGCATTTACAACTGAACCATCTACTGCCTCTTTTACACCCCCTCCTGAGCCTGTGCAACTTACAACACCATCATCACCAGAAGTGCCATTTGCTCAGCTTCTTGTTTCATCTTTGACACACAACCGAAGACATAGTGGGACGAGTATCAAGTTCCCGTTGTCTCAGTATGAGTTTCAGCCTTATCAATGCCCCGGAAGCCCTGGCAGCCACCTCATATCACCGGGCTCAGCAATTTCCAATTCTGGCACTTCTTCACCTTTCCCTGAAAAACGCCCTATCATCGAGTTCCGAATTGGGGAAGCTCCCAAGTTTCTTGGCTATGAACTCTTCACACGCAAGTGGGGTTCAAGGGTTGGTTCTGGATCTTTGACACCAAATGGTTGGGGTTCCAGGCTAGGTTCAGGAAGTTTGACGCCAAATGGTGGGATATCAAGGCTAGGTTCTGGAACCTTAACACCAAATGGTGGAGAACCTGCCGCTAGAGATAGTTACCTTTTAGAGAACCAAATTTCTGAGGTGGCATCACTTGCTAACTCGGATAATGGAACTCACAATGAGGAAGGCCTAATGGATCACAGGGTTTCCTTTGAATTGACTGCTGAGCATGTTCCAAATTGTGTGGAGGAAGAGATGGTCATGCAACATGACACTATATGTGAACCTTCAACTGAGAAAGCAATTGAAGCTTCCATTGACACTGATCCGATACCGAAGAAAGGTCAAAATTTTTGTGAAGATTGCACTGGGGACAGTATCCACAATATCACCAGGAAAGCTTTAGATGGACAAGAAGGGAAGCAGTGCCTTAAAAATAATCGTACTTTCTCACTTGGTAAGAGCAAAGATTTCAATTTTGACAACATGAAGCAAGAAAGCCCGGATAAGTCCACCATCGATTGTGAGTGGTGGACAAATGAAACAGCAGCTGCTAAAGAACTAGGTTCCAAGAACAAGTGGACTTTCTTCCCAATGCTCCAGCCTGGTGTCAGCTAA
- the LOC113724998 gene encoding silicon efflux transporter LSI2, with protein sequence MAMAATVKVVLGSVAFVIFWVLAVFPAVPFLPIGRTAGSLLGAMLMVIFRVITPDQAYAAIDLPILGLLFGTMVVSVYLERADMFKYLGKLLSWKSMGAKDLLCRICLISAISSALFTNDTSCVVLTEFVLKIARQHNLPPHPFLLALASSANIGSSATPIGNPQNLVIAVQSGIRFGDFVIGILPAMLVGVVLNAVILLCMYWRLLSADKDEEDPALEVVAEEDVSSHRFSPATMSHPTSLNSQEWNSTLESMNISSSPNNHGHRNHIETLRSRANASESEIQKAPSEEPNPAGNSSPPKELDSETFAHTREETVPSKWLPPLNGFQNGGYTSEGKEKWKRVLWKTCVYLVTFGMLISLLLGLNMSWTAITAALALVVLDFKDARPCLEKVSYSLLIFFCGMFITVDGFNKTGIPSALWDLMEPHAQINHIGGIAVLALVILLLSNLASNVPTVLLLGGRVAASAAAISSAEEKKAWLLLAWVSTVAGNLSLVGSAANLIVCEQARRAHHFGYNLSFWSHLKFGFPSTIVITAIGLTLIRG encoded by the exons ATGGCTATGGCTGCTACAGTTAAAGTGGTTCTTGGCTCCGTTGCCTTCGTTATTTTTTGGGTTCTGGCGGTTTTCCCGGCTGTTCCCTTTCTTCCTATTGGTAGGACTGCGGGGTCTCTTCTTGGGGCTATGCTTATGGTCATCTTCCGAGTTATAACTCCCGATCAAGCCTATGCTGCTATTGATCTTCCAATTCTTGGTCTTCTATTTGGTACAATGGTAGTCAGCGTCTATCTTGAAAGAGCAGACATGTTTAAATACTTGGGCAAGTTGCTTTCATGGAAAAGTATGGGAGCCAAGGACTTACTCTGTCGAATCTGTTTGATATCTGCAATTTCAAGTGCGCTTTTCACTAATGACACATCTTGTGTGGTTTTAACCGAATTTGTACTGAAAATTGCAAGACAACACAATCTTCCACCTCATCCATTTCTGTTAGCCCTAGCCTCCAGTGCAAATATCGGCTCTTCAGCAACTCCAATTGGGAATCCTCAAAACTTAGTTATAGCAGTCCAGAGTGGAATTCGGTTTGGGGATTTTGTAATTGGAATACTCCCTGCAATGCTTGTGGGAGTTGTTTTAAATGCTGTAATCCTTCTTTGTATGTATTGGAGATTGTTGTCGGCCGACAAGGACGAAGAAGACCCTGCATTGGAGGTGGTTGCCGAAGAAGATGTGAGTTCCCACCGTTTTTCGCCGGCAACCATGTCACATCCTACGTCCTTGAATTCTCAGGAATGGAACTCTACATTGGAATCAATGAACATTAGTAGCTCACCTAATAACCATGGTCATAGGAATCATATTGAGACCCTTAGAAGCAGGGCAAATGCAAGTGAGAGCGAAATCCAAAAAGCCCCAAGTGAGGAGCCTAATCCTGCAGGGAACTCAAGTCCTCCAAAAGAGCTTGACAGTGAAACATTTGCACATACAAGGGAGGAAACTGTCCCTTCAAAATGGCTGCCACCCCTGAATGGATTTCAAAATGGGGGCTACACCAGTGAAGGGAAGGAGAAATGGAAAAGAGTACTGTGGAAGACTTGTGTTTATCTCGTTACATTTGGAATGCTAATATCTTTGTTACTGGGTCTGAACATGTCATGGACAGCAATAACAGCAGCACTTGCTCTCGTGGTTCTTGATTTTAAGGATGCCAGGCCATGCTTAGAAAAG GTATCATACTCGCTCTTGATATTCTTTTGTGGAATGTTTATCACAGTAGATGGGTTTAACAAAACAGGAATCCCCAGCGCACTGTGGGATCTTATGGAGCCGCATGCTCAGATTAATCACATTGGGGGAATAGCAGTTCTTGCTCTTGTGATCCTTTTGCTGTCAAATTTGGCTTCAAATGTGCCAAcag TTCTGCTGCTTGGGGGACGCGTGGCGGCTTCAGCTGCTGCAATATCTTCTGCTGAGGAGAAGAAAGCATGGCTCCTTCTAGCTTGGGTAAGCACTGTAGCAGGAAATCTGTCCCTCGTAGGATCGGCTGCCAACCTGATTGTCTGTGAGCAGGCTCGTCGTGCCCATCATTTCGGCTACAACCTCTCATTTTGGAGTCACCTCAAGTTTGGATTTCCATCCACTATTGTCATCACAGCTATTGGTTTGACACTGATCAGGGGATGA
- the LOC113724999 gene encoding mitogen-activated protein kinase kinase kinase YODA isoform X2 produces MPSWWGKSSSKEAKKKPTRESIIDTLHRKLKFPSESKSTGRSGGSRRRSSDTFSEKGSQSRAESRSPSPSKHVSRCQSFAERPQAQPLPLPGLRPASVLRTDSGISSSGKPKVEKSSKPSSFLPLPRPACIRHVTDSAELDEELVIASISSECSIESDDQTDSRQRSPLESDYELGSRTATGSPSSMIIKDQSPVALKSPRGSPGAVDLLTHKSVLSSPPKRRPLSSHVPNLHVPCHGAFCSAPDSSMSSPSRSPMRAFGNDQVTGSGFWLGKPYPDLPLLGSGHCSSPGSGQNSGHNSMGGDMSGQLFWQPSRGSPEYSPIPSPRKTSPGPSSRIHSGAVTPIHPRAGGGAHESQTNRSDDGKQQSHRLPLPPVTISNSSPFSHSNSAATSPSVPRSPGRAENLASPGSRWKKGKLLGRGTFGHVYVGFNSESGEMCAMKEVTLFSDDAKSKESAKQLGQEIIMLSRLRHSNIVQYYGSETVGDKLYIYLEYVSGGSIFKLLQEYGQFGESAIRSYTQQILSGLAYLHTKNTVHRDIKGANILVDPNGRVKLADFGMAKHITGQSCPLSFKGSPYWMAPEVIKNSNGCNLAVDIWSLGCTVLEMATAKPPWSQYEGVAAMFKIGNSKELPAIPDDLSEEGKDFVRQCLQRNPLHRPTAAQLLDHPFVKNAAPLDKPLASTDPTSVVANGAKSPGIEHGRNLPTSESERLAIHSSRVSKSNFHSSDIHIQRNISCPVSPIGSPLLHPRSPPHLNGRMSPSPISSPRTTSGSSTPLSGGAGAVPFQHLNQSTYLQEGFGSVPKTPQSPYINGPLYWDSDMFRGMQAGSAFRDLTSSENDALSKQFGRPVFGELHDGQSVLADRVSQQLLGDPVKLNPSLDLNSRSRLTGRTNGV; encoded by the exons ATGCCTTCATGGTGGGGGAAGTCATCATCAaaagaagcaaagaaaaaaccaacaaGAGAAAGCATTATTGACACATTACACCGGAAGCTTAAGTTTCCATCTGAAAGTAAATCTACTGGTAGATCAGGAGGGTCTAGAAGACGGAGCAGTGACACATTTTCTGAAAAAGGGTCTCAGTCCAGAGCGGAATCAAGGTCACCATCACCTTCAAAGCATGTATCAAGATGCCAGAGTTTTGCCGAAAGGCCACAAGCCCAACCACTTCCCCTACCAGGTCTGCGACCTGCAAGTGTACTGCGCACTGATTCAGGAATCAGTTCTTCAGGAAAGCCAAAAGTGGAAAAGAGCTCCAAGCCATCATCATTTCTTCCACTTCCAAGGCCTGCCTGCATACGGCATGTAACAGATTCTGCAGAGTTAGATGAAGAACTGGTCATTGCTTCTATTTCTAGTGAATGCTCCATTGAGAGTGATGATCAAACAGACTCACGCCAGCGTAGTCCTCTGGAATCTGACTATGAGCTTGGGAGCAGAACTGCCACTGGCAGCCCCTCAAG CATGATTATTAAGGATCAGTCTCCAGTAGCACTGAAAAGCCCAAGAGGATCACCTGGAGCAGTTGATCTTTTGACTCATAAAAGTGTGTTGTCTTCACCGCCTAAAAGAAGACCTCTTAGTAGTCATGTCCCCAATCTGCACGTTCCCTGTCATGGTGCCTTTTGCAGTGCTCCAGATAGTTCAATGTCAAGTCCTTCTAGAAGTCCAATGAGAGCTTTCGGTAATGACCAAGTTACAGGTTCTGGATTCTGGCTTGGAAAGCCCTATCCAGACCTTCCGTTACTTGGATCTGGCCACTGTTCAAGTCCGGGCTCAGGTCAGAATTCTGGACATAATTCAATGGGAGGTGATATGTCTGGGCAACTATTTTGGCAGCCTAGTAGGGGCAGCCCTGAGTACTCTCCAATTCCTAGTCCCAGAAAGACAAGTCCTGGTCCTAGTTCCAGAATTCATAGTGGAGCCGTCACCCCAATTCATCCAAGAGCTGGAGGGGGAGCACATGAATCACAGACAAACAGGAGCGATGATGGGAAACAACAAAGTCACCGTTTGCCACTTCCTCCTGTGACAATTTCCAACTCTTCAcctttttctcattcaaattcAGCTGCAACATCTCCCTCAGTACCACGTAGTCCAGGCCGAGCAGAAAATCTTGCAAGCCCTGGCTCACGCTGGAAAAAAGGAAAGTTGTTGGGGAGAGGCACTTTTGGACACGTTTATGTTGGTTTTAACAG TGAAAGTGGTGAAATGTGTGCAATGAAGGAGGTCACATTGTTCTCAGATGATGCAAAGTCCAAGGAAAGTGCAAAGCAATTGGGACAA GAGATTATTATGCTGAGCCGTCTGAGGCATTCAAATATTGTACAGTATTATGGGTCTGAAACG GTTGGTGATaagctatatatatatttggaatATGTATCTGGTGGTTCCATCTTCAAGCTTTTACAAGAATATGGACAATTTGGAGAATCAGCTATACGCAGTTACACTCAACAAATTTTGTCTGGTCTTGCAtatttacatacaaaaaatacTGTCCACAG AGATATTAAAGGGGCAAATATCCTTGTGGACCCGAATGGTCGTGTTAAGTTGGCAGACTTTGGTATGGCAAAGCAT ATTACAGGGCAATCATGTCCATTATCTTTTAAGGGAAGCCCATACTGGATGGCACCTGAG GTTATAAAAAATTCGAATGGTTGTAATCTTGCTGTTGACATCTGGAGTCTTGGATGTACTGTCTTGGAAATGGCTACTGCTAAGCCACCTTGGAGCCAGTATGAAGGG GTTGCTGCCATGTTCAAAATTGGGAATAGTAAAGAACTTCCTGCAATTCCTGATGACCTCTCAGAGGAAGGAAAGGACTTTGTGAGGCAGTGTTTGCAGCGGAATCCACTTCATCGTCCTACAGCTGCTCAGCTTTTGGATCACCCATTTGTGAAAAATGCTGCTCCTTTGGATAAACCTCTTGCATCTACTGATCCAACATCTGTGGTTGCCAATGGTGCAAAGTCTCCg GGGATTGAACATGGTAGAAATCTCCCAACATCAGAATCAGAAAGGCTTGCTATACACTCTTCCAGAGTATCAAAATCCAATTTCCATTCCAG TGACATCCACATCCAAAGGAATATATCTTGCCCAGTCTCTCCAATTGGAAGCCCTCTGTTACATCCAAGGTCACCTCCACACCTAAATGGGAGGATGTCTCCTTCACCTATATCAAGCCCTCGGACCACATCGGGCTCATCAACACCACTATCAGGGGGTGCTGGTGCTGTCCCTTTTCAACATCTTAATCAGTCAACGTACCTGCAAGAAGGTTTTGGAAGTGTTCCTAAGACTCCACAAAGTCCCTACATCAATGGCCCCTTGTATTGGGATTCTGATATGTTTCGGGGAATGCAGGCTGGATCTGCTTTTCGGGATCTTACATCTAGTGAAAATGATGCTCTGTCAAAGCAGTTTGGAAGGCCTGTTTTTGGAGAACTTCATGATGGACAGTCAGTATTAGCAGATCGTGTGTCTCAGCAGTTGTTAGGGGATCCAGTGAAATTGAATCCATCTTTGGATCTTAACTCACGATCCCGGTTGACCGGCCGCACAAATGGAGTAtaa
- the LOC113724999 gene encoding mitogen-activated protein kinase kinase kinase YODA isoform X1 produces the protein MPSWWGKSSSKEAKKKPTRESIIDTLHRKLKFPSESKSTGRSGGSRRRSSDTFSEKGSQSRAESRSPSPSKHVSRCQSFAERPQAQPLPLPGLRPASVLRTDSGISSSGKPKVEKSSKPSSFLPLPRPACIRHVTDSAELDEELVIASISSECSIESDDQTDSRQRSPLESDYELGSRTATGSPSSMIIKDQSPVALKSPRGSPGAVDLLTHKSVLSSPPKRRPLSSHVPNLHVPCHGAFCSAPDSSMSSPSRSPMRAFGNDQVTGSGFWLGKPYPDLPLLGSGHCSSPGSGQNSGHNSMGGDMSGQLFWQPSRGSPEYSPIPSPRKTSPGPSSRIHSGAVTPIHPRAGGGAHESQTNRSDDGKQQSHRLPLPPVTISNSSPFSHSNSAATSPSVPRSPGRAENLASPGSRWKKGKLLGRGTFGHVYVGFNSESGEMCAMKEVTLFSDDAKSKESAKQLGQEIIMLSRLRHSNIVQYYGSETVGDKLYIYLEYVSGGSIFKLLQEYGQFGESAIRSYTQQILSGLAYLHTKNTVHRDIKGANILVDPNGRVKLADFGMAKHITGQSCPLSFKGSPYWMAPELLIQVIKNSNGCNLAVDIWSLGCTVLEMATAKPPWSQYEGVAAMFKIGNSKELPAIPDDLSEEGKDFVRQCLQRNPLHRPTAAQLLDHPFVKNAAPLDKPLASTDPTSVVANGAKSPGIEHGRNLPTSESERLAIHSSRVSKSNFHSSDIHIQRNISCPVSPIGSPLLHPRSPPHLNGRMSPSPISSPRTTSGSSTPLSGGAGAVPFQHLNQSTYLQEGFGSVPKTPQSPYINGPLYWDSDMFRGMQAGSAFRDLTSSENDALSKQFGRPVFGELHDGQSVLADRVSQQLLGDPVKLNPSLDLNSRSRLTGRTNGV, from the exons ATGCCTTCATGGTGGGGGAAGTCATCATCAaaagaagcaaagaaaaaaccaacaaGAGAAAGCATTATTGACACATTACACCGGAAGCTTAAGTTTCCATCTGAAAGTAAATCTACTGGTAGATCAGGAGGGTCTAGAAGACGGAGCAGTGACACATTTTCTGAAAAAGGGTCTCAGTCCAGAGCGGAATCAAGGTCACCATCACCTTCAAAGCATGTATCAAGATGCCAGAGTTTTGCCGAAAGGCCACAAGCCCAACCACTTCCCCTACCAGGTCTGCGACCTGCAAGTGTACTGCGCACTGATTCAGGAATCAGTTCTTCAGGAAAGCCAAAAGTGGAAAAGAGCTCCAAGCCATCATCATTTCTTCCACTTCCAAGGCCTGCCTGCATACGGCATGTAACAGATTCTGCAGAGTTAGATGAAGAACTGGTCATTGCTTCTATTTCTAGTGAATGCTCCATTGAGAGTGATGATCAAACAGACTCACGCCAGCGTAGTCCTCTGGAATCTGACTATGAGCTTGGGAGCAGAACTGCCACTGGCAGCCCCTCAAG CATGATTATTAAGGATCAGTCTCCAGTAGCACTGAAAAGCCCAAGAGGATCACCTGGAGCAGTTGATCTTTTGACTCATAAAAGTGTGTTGTCTTCACCGCCTAAAAGAAGACCTCTTAGTAGTCATGTCCCCAATCTGCACGTTCCCTGTCATGGTGCCTTTTGCAGTGCTCCAGATAGTTCAATGTCAAGTCCTTCTAGAAGTCCAATGAGAGCTTTCGGTAATGACCAAGTTACAGGTTCTGGATTCTGGCTTGGAAAGCCCTATCCAGACCTTCCGTTACTTGGATCTGGCCACTGTTCAAGTCCGGGCTCAGGTCAGAATTCTGGACATAATTCAATGGGAGGTGATATGTCTGGGCAACTATTTTGGCAGCCTAGTAGGGGCAGCCCTGAGTACTCTCCAATTCCTAGTCCCAGAAAGACAAGTCCTGGTCCTAGTTCCAGAATTCATAGTGGAGCCGTCACCCCAATTCATCCAAGAGCTGGAGGGGGAGCACATGAATCACAGACAAACAGGAGCGATGATGGGAAACAACAAAGTCACCGTTTGCCACTTCCTCCTGTGACAATTTCCAACTCTTCAcctttttctcattcaaattcAGCTGCAACATCTCCCTCAGTACCACGTAGTCCAGGCCGAGCAGAAAATCTTGCAAGCCCTGGCTCACGCTGGAAAAAAGGAAAGTTGTTGGGGAGAGGCACTTTTGGACACGTTTATGTTGGTTTTAACAG TGAAAGTGGTGAAATGTGTGCAATGAAGGAGGTCACATTGTTCTCAGATGATGCAAAGTCCAAGGAAAGTGCAAAGCAATTGGGACAA GAGATTATTATGCTGAGCCGTCTGAGGCATTCAAATATTGTACAGTATTATGGGTCTGAAACG GTTGGTGATaagctatatatatatttggaatATGTATCTGGTGGTTCCATCTTCAAGCTTTTACAAGAATATGGACAATTTGGAGAATCAGCTATACGCAGTTACACTCAACAAATTTTGTCTGGTCTTGCAtatttacatacaaaaaatacTGTCCACAG AGATATTAAAGGGGCAAATATCCTTGTGGACCCGAATGGTCGTGTTAAGTTGGCAGACTTTGGTATGGCAAAGCAT ATTACAGGGCAATCATGTCCATTATCTTTTAAGGGAAGCCCATACTGGATGGCACCTGAG CTGCTCATTCAGGTTATAAAAAATTCGAATGGTTGTAATCTTGCTGTTGACATCTGGAGTCTTGGATGTACTGTCTTGGAAATGGCTACTGCTAAGCCACCTTGGAGCCAGTATGAAGGG GTTGCTGCCATGTTCAAAATTGGGAATAGTAAAGAACTTCCTGCAATTCCTGATGACCTCTCAGAGGAAGGAAAGGACTTTGTGAGGCAGTGTTTGCAGCGGAATCCACTTCATCGTCCTACAGCTGCTCAGCTTTTGGATCACCCATTTGTGAAAAATGCTGCTCCTTTGGATAAACCTCTTGCATCTACTGATCCAACATCTGTGGTTGCCAATGGTGCAAAGTCTCCg GGGATTGAACATGGTAGAAATCTCCCAACATCAGAATCAGAAAGGCTTGCTATACACTCTTCCAGAGTATCAAAATCCAATTTCCATTCCAG TGACATCCACATCCAAAGGAATATATCTTGCCCAGTCTCTCCAATTGGAAGCCCTCTGTTACATCCAAGGTCACCTCCACACCTAAATGGGAGGATGTCTCCTTCACCTATATCAAGCCCTCGGACCACATCGGGCTCATCAACACCACTATCAGGGGGTGCTGGTGCTGTCCCTTTTCAACATCTTAATCAGTCAACGTACCTGCAAGAAGGTTTTGGAAGTGTTCCTAAGACTCCACAAAGTCCCTACATCAATGGCCCCTTGTATTGGGATTCTGATATGTTTCGGGGAATGCAGGCTGGATCTGCTTTTCGGGATCTTACATCTAGTGAAAATGATGCTCTGTCAAAGCAGTTTGGAAGGCCTGTTTTTGGAGAACTTCATGATGGACAGTCAGTATTAGCAGATCGTGTGTCTCAGCAGTTGTTAGGGGATCCAGTGAAATTGAATCCATCTTTGGATCTTAACTCACGATCCCGGTTGACCGGCCGCACAAATGGAGTAtaa
- the LOC113725000 gene encoding short-chain dehydrogenase TIC 32, chloroplastic-like isoform X2, producing the protein MWLFSRKGPSGFSAASTAEQVTEGIDGSGLTAIVTGASSGIGAETARILALRGVHVVMAVRNISAGREVQEAIRKEIPNAKVDAMELDLSSSSSIKGFALKFNHSNHPLNLLINNAGVMATPFILSKDNIELQFATNHIGHFLLTNLLLETMKKTVHESGREGRIVNVSSRRHKFSYPEGIRFDRINDESGYKSLLAYGQSKLANVLHANELSRRLKEDGIEISANSLHPGAIATNLFRHFSIVTGIIDVLGKHILKTVQQVSQINNELMKIQQTENPIHQFHFIKEKTNWRGKNNLN; encoded by the exons ATGTGGTTGTTTAGCAGAAAAGGGCCATCTGGGTTCTCAGCAGCCTCAACAGCTGAGCAAGTAACCGAAGGGATAGATGGCTCTGGTCTCACTGCCATCGTTACAG GAGCATCAAGTGGTATTGGAGCTGAGACAGCGCGTATTCTTGCATTGCGTGGTGTCCATGTGGTTATGGCAGTCAGAAATATCTCTGCTGGGAGGGAAGTCCAAGAAGCTATAAGGAAAGAAATCCCAAATGCTAAAGTTGATGCCATGGAACTGGATCTTAGTTCAAGTTCATCAATCAAGGGCTTTGCATTAAAGTTCAATCACTCAAACCATCCTCTGAACCTTCTCAT TAACAATGCAGGAGTCATGGCAACACCATTCATCTTATCGAAAGATAACATAGAGCTACAATTTGCAACAAACCATATAG GTCATTTTCTTTTGACAAACTTATTGCTGGAAACCATGAAAAAGACAGTTCATGAAAGTGGCAGAGAAGGAAGGATTGTCAATGTCTCATCTCGACGGCACAAATTCTCTTATCCTGAAGGGATCCGCTTTGACAGAATCAATGATGAATCTGG GTACAAGAGTCTATTGGCATATGGTCAGTCAAAACTTGCCAATGTATTGCATGCTAATGAACTGTCAAGGCGTCTGAAG GAAGATGGGATTGAGATAAGTGCAAATTCTCTTCATCCAGGGGCAATCGCCACCAATCTTTTCCGTCATTTCAGCATTGTTACAG GCATTATTGATGTCCTAGGCAAGCACATCTTGAAAACCGTCCAGCAG GTTTCCCAAATAAATAATGAATTGATGAAGATTCAGCAAACAGAAAATCcgattcatcaatttcattttatcAAGGAAAAAACTAACTGGAGGGGAAAAAATAATCTCAATTAA
- the LOC113725000 gene encoding short-chain dehydrogenase TIC 32, chloroplastic-like isoform X1 produces MWLFSRKGPSGFSAASTAEQVTEGIDGSGLTAIVTGASSGIGAETARILALRGVHVVMAVRNISAGREVQEAIRKEIPNAKVDAMELDLSSSSSIKGFALKFNHSNHPLNLLINNAGVMATPFILSKDNIELQFATNHIGHFLLTNLLLETMKKTVHESGREGRIVNVSSRRHKFSYPEGIRFDRINDESGYKSLLAYGQSKLANVLHANELSRRLKEDGIEISANSLHPGAIATNLFRHFSIVTGIIDVLGKHILKTVQQGAATTCYVALHPHVKGVTGTYFSDSNVAEPSLQAKDIELAKRLWDFSSTLIHQSDP; encoded by the exons ATGTGGTTGTTTAGCAGAAAAGGGCCATCTGGGTTCTCAGCAGCCTCAACAGCTGAGCAAGTAACCGAAGGGATAGATGGCTCTGGTCTCACTGCCATCGTTACAG GAGCATCAAGTGGTATTGGAGCTGAGACAGCGCGTATTCTTGCATTGCGTGGTGTCCATGTGGTTATGGCAGTCAGAAATATCTCTGCTGGGAGGGAAGTCCAAGAAGCTATAAGGAAAGAAATCCCAAATGCTAAAGTTGATGCCATGGAACTGGATCTTAGTTCAAGTTCATCAATCAAGGGCTTTGCATTAAAGTTCAATCACTCAAACCATCCTCTGAACCTTCTCAT TAACAATGCAGGAGTCATGGCAACACCATTCATCTTATCGAAAGATAACATAGAGCTACAATTTGCAACAAACCATATAG GTCATTTTCTTTTGACAAACTTATTGCTGGAAACCATGAAAAAGACAGTTCATGAAAGTGGCAGAGAAGGAAGGATTGTCAATGTCTCATCTCGACGGCACAAATTCTCTTATCCTGAAGGGATCCGCTTTGACAGAATCAATGATGAATCTGG GTACAAGAGTCTATTGGCATATGGTCAGTCAAAACTTGCCAATGTATTGCATGCTAATGAACTGTCAAGGCGTCTGAAG GAAGATGGGATTGAGATAAGTGCAAATTCTCTTCATCCAGGGGCAATCGCCACCAATCTTTTCCGTCATTTCAGCATTGTTACAG GCATTATTGATGTCCTAGGCAAGCACATCTTGAAAACCGTCCAGCAG GGAGCTGCAACAACATGCTATGTGGCTTTGCACCCACATGTTAAAGGTGTAACTGGCACATACTTCTCAGACAGTAACGTAGCTGAACCGAGCTTACAAGCTAAGGATATTGAATTGGCAAAGAGATTGTGGGATTTCAGCTCAACTTTGATTCACCAGTCTGACCCTTAG